From the genome of Magnolia sinica isolate HGM2019 chromosome 12, MsV1, whole genome shotgun sequence:
CAACTGTCATAAATGCTCACATCCGCTCTTTTAAGGCCCCCTTAAATCAAAATCCAGGCTGCCAAACATAATTTCTGGATCCCGCAGGATTgaaaatccatgctgccaaatgcAACTAAGAATGCAAGATCCAGCATTTGGATGCTTAAGTCAGAATCCAAATCAATAATACCGAATGACCCCTAATTATATTTGGGGTCAGCTTGATATGTGTGCCAGACGCAGTTAAAGAGAACATAAAGGGAAGAAACATACAGGCACCAATAGAATGGCTGTAGCAGCAGGAGGAAAAACAAGGCGCAATCCATCCATAGGGTGCTTGTGATGGCAGCCATGAAGAAGATAATGAGCAGTATTTCCCCTGGAGCAAGCAGCAACAAACATTAGCATCTAATTCATATTCCATTTGACTGCCCAGAAAGCGAGTAGACTAAGCAAATGGTGGCAAGAAAACAAGCTTACCAATAACTTTTTGTTTTGATGTGAAAAAGGAAGCGATGCAAAGTGTACTCCATTAATGTCCACACAAGTATCCCAATAAACACCAATGGGACTACCTCAGGAAATGTGCAGCCCATTCGGATAGATGCAGACACGAACCAACATACAACCGGCAACCAGATAAGTGGGATCACCCACCATACAGTACGCGTCAAGAACTGTGAAAAGTTGCAAATGGGTCAGTAATGGAAGATGGAAATATATCCATTCACAACAGTTAAGGTCAAGGCAAAGGGGTCATAGTCATACCTCCCAGAAGTTGCTTGCAAAAAAGCGTGGGCCTTCCTTGCTGACAATAGGCTGGTGAACCCATTCCTGGTATGCTTCTCCAAGATGGCCAACCTATGAGAAGGTTTTTTGCAAGGTCAAAACATAGTATGAAATAGAACTTATTACTACATTAGTGCGCTATGAGGATTTGAACAGATAAAAAAACTGAATACGCTAGAAAAACAGAGAAAAAAGGGAACATGAGCATGAGGCTCACTATTTAGATGCCCAATAAGCAACCTGAATGGTATCAGCCAACCATTTAGTTCTAGACAGGATCAGGTACATGAAAATAGAAAACTGTCAGGCATTGCATGGCTCTCATGTCATCAAGATACCAATCAACTACGTGACCAGAATATTTTGCAAATAGCGCTTTGGTGGTCCTTTGATGGAGTTGTTAGAATAACCTCAACAGCAATATCATTGGAAAAAAGAATAAAGCAAATGCCATTAGATCTGACCTGGAACACAAGAGGCTTATTCAAGTCCACTGTAAATGTCTGTGCAACCATCTTGGTGCCTTCTTATGTCACTAAAGCATGTTTAAACCAAAAATGAGTATACATGAAAAGTAATTGCTCAGTCAACCCTATAACACCAGGACAAACCAAAAAAGAAGGGGAGGGTTGCAAAACAGGCATAAAACCACAAAACAAAACTTGTTTACACTGAAAATAATGTTTTCTTTTGGGTTTATATGCAATGCTCACAAACCATCTACATTTTGTGTTAAGGACAGTATTCCCAGAGAGCCTAACTCAGTATCCACCACAATGACAATCTGGTGGAACACCTGGAGGTGTTATGGGCTTAAAACCTCATCCAATCAAATAGCTGCATCCATCCTATGTCTGGGGTGGGGTCTTTCCAGTTCATAGGATGGTTATTCAgttattaaccatccatttattagCTAAAGATTGGATAGCTAGGACTGTCAGTAGGGAAGTTCTTTGCTACATCAACCATCCATGGCAAGGCCCACCAAACAAATACTATGAACCTCAATTCTTtccagaaaaagaagaagaagaagaagacaaaactAATGTTCCTCAAAATAATTACAATGGAATAGGTGTGAAAGCAAAAGAGCGTTTCAAAAAATAACTATAAATAAACAAGCAATTTCTATTTAAAATCATGTCCTCAACCCAAAACAgtacatgttgcacatgtgatCAAGTTCTAATTCATTTCATATCCAGACCCTATGGTGGATGGCGTACAGCCCCAAATCCATTGATTAGATGATAATATTAATTTACTCAGTGGCATGTAAACAGATAGTATATGATGATTACGACCATCTAACCAGTGCAATCTTCAAACTGTAGAACATCGCAGTAGGGCCACTTTAAAATTAATCCAACACAAATACTAGTATACTACAGCTATATGCTGTCAGTTATAGACGACACAACGATAAATAGAAATTGTTCCATTACTCTCAATAATCCTGAAAAAAGAGTTCCCCTCACAAGAGGATACGGCATACACAGGTTtccaattctgacaagtggagcCCATAATTCAATATTCCAGTTGGATGGACCTTGCCCAAAAAATCACCCAGACAATTTACTCTTGCTTTGCCCCCTTCTGCTTGACATCTGGTGGAAATTTCTCCAGATGTTGGGTGTTGATTAGGGATCCCTTCCATGCTCGGCATGATATGGTTGGAAGAAGGGCAAAAAGAGGAATTCTTTATGGCAGCTTATCTCGTTGGCAACGATAGGGGCAGTTTGGATTGAGCTCAATTGTAGGAATTTTCAGGATAAGGCCTGCTGGTTGGATGTAGCCTTCTATGAAGGTAAACTGACGGTCATTAATTGGGCAAGCATGCTCAAGGATTTTGGCAGTTCTCTTTTTCAACGGGACTTGctactgaagagagagagagagagagagagagagagagagagagagagatccaaaacCAATCTTTAGAAAAAATAACCaaaatagatagagagagagagagatccaaaacCAATCTTTAGAAAAAATAGCCAAAATAGATCCCAAGCCAATCTTTGGACATTTTTCAATTGAATGAGGACTGACATTGTATCTCTCTTATTAACTGTCTATTTGTGGGTCAAAATTCGAAAGGCTACAATTGCCACATTGATGAGATTTTTCTGGGCatgatccatggtcagtgaaaaGCAACTAACCAGTGGTCTAGAATACTAGATCAAGGTAGGCACATTTCAAAACTCGAAACTCACGAATATCATGCAAATCCTCAGATCATGCACTATAATTcctcttttttttgaaaaaaaaagctaTCCccccaagaaagaaaaaaaaaaaaaaaacagtatttCAAAAACAGTTTCACAGAAATCAACCCTCCAAACCGAAAATTTCGTCGAAAACCCCATCGAATCCACAGAAACAGCTCCAATCAACAAAACCACAAGCCACAGAGCTCAAATCCAAACATCACACCAAAACCCACAATGCAAACCCTAAAACACCCATCAAAAGCAAAATCCTCACCAAAAACCACCGAAAAACCTCAGATCTGAAAATCCAGACCCCAAAATCCATCAAAAAAGCTACAAAAGCAACAAAATCATCGACGAGGATCTGAAAGTCACCGACCTGGGAGAATGCAGGTCGATTGGAGGCCCAGATCTGGAATCCCTCTGCGAGatttcaaaaccctagaaatggCTCCAACGACTCTGCTACTGCTTGTATCTGACGCAGCGGAGAATAAAGAGAGGAGATTGCCGAAAACAAATGAGGGGAGGAGATTTGATTCCGGAAGGTTGGATTTTATAGGATAGAGAGGCATGGAGTGATCTTCGCCGTTGATTTAAACGGAATCTTCGATATGCCAGCGAGGACTCACGTTGGGTTTATTAACGGCTGCCAGGTAGGATGGTATTGTAACGGGGATTTCCTCCTCTGTCCGTCGAATATGGACGGAAAGCCATATATGCTCCCGGAATCCTGGACGCTGATAGCATGGTTACCCAAACAACACATAGCTACGTAGTGTCAGGACTCTGTaagactcaccttgatgtacttatgtttcatccacgccgtccaaacgttttttcagatcattttagaacatgatcccaaaattgaagcatatccaaacctcaatggaccacaccacaggaaagagtaaagataatgacatccaccgttgaaacaatcctagggcccacattgacgtttatttgtcatccaacctgttcttaaggtcacacagaactggatgatgggaaaacacaaatataaacttgatccataacttctttAGGAAGTAttcaatggtaagcattaaatccatactatttcctttggtgtggtcaatttgaacTTTGGAAATGCTTAAGTTTTGAAATCATTAGATTAAATtagctttaaaaacggatggacggtgttgataaagcaaatacattacggtgggcaccACAGTGTCCTGACAGCATTTAGCTACTCTGGTGTCGGGGTCAGGACGCAACCCGCGTCCGTCTTACGCAGCCCGGAGAGCACCCaagctcagtggggcccaccgtattttACATGTGATTTCAAATCCGTTAATCCAGGTTTGTGTGTGAAGCTACCGATGGTGTTTATCTTTTATCAGAGATCAGAACCGTTAATCAGCTGTAACCGACCAGGATGAAATGAAGATTCAAGAATCAAACTGATCCAAAATTCAGAAGGGCCACAACAAGGAGTGGCCCATCGGATTTTTTTTATCGTGCTGATTTCTGTATGTACGGTTCAAATAATAGTTCTCGCcttatggacagaatggatttatatatatatatcatggtcgggcccacagAACTAGCTGTTGTAGAAGATTCCGGTCCGGATGTCAAGGGCCGGGCGTGGACCGGATCAGTGACAGCCAGCTCGCCCGACTGGTAtacgagaaaaactttgatactccaacAGAGTATGGTAGCTGATACTCAAGTGCTCATAAATCACGGATTTAAATatgattaattcaaattaaacctatcctattttagatgtatcattaaaaaataataattataataagatTAACGTGATGAAGTCAATCACCCTCTTCCTCAATGATAAAtactctcctaattattctaagcttcCACCCTGTTACTAAAACTCCATGGATGAAGAGTTAGAATCAAATTagaacttattaaaaataataattttaccgTCAATCTTATTATATCTTACAAACTAGGTGTTAGGTGGATACATTATCTCATCCTACGAAATCGTATATGGTACGTCCGGTAACTTATTTGGATTTATGAGATATGcttattttaaggttttgacggtgtaAATCACTTCCGTCTCTGATCTGGCTGTGAAATTGTCCGGACTGCTCTATGTCAGATTACCTAATTATAGGATAGGTGGACAGTTACCGGAAGgttatgaaaaatatccaatggtccttcTTCGTCAAGCAATCAGGGGTTAGGATTTTCTAACAAATACGATTTTTAAGCGATGACTTGGCGACAGTGGGTTCCActatttagttgattttatttgatTCATTGTATTCCACGTGTGCAAGtgttgagtgcctgcgtatcaagcgcgTGTGATGCGGGAGTATGAAATCACTAACGTGTGCAAAGCTGCCTACCTACAGGCTACCAAGTGTGCCGCCATTCCATGGGACACGTAcaaaatccaagccgtcaatcgggtgggtcccactgtacgTTAGGCCATATCTAGTAAAGAAATGGATGACTGAAATTGGTAACTCGAGAATTTCGGATCGTGCATTTCACATTTGGTATGCCACATCATAATGATACCTGCCATGAaaatccggaagcggattggctactcccctgccaccagccaatggctgatggtccttgctctatgggcccaccatgatgtatgtgtttcatacatgtcgttcatacatttttacggatcattttatggcttgatcccaaaaatgagaggtattgaaatctcaggtggaccacaacacaggaaaacagtagtgattggatatccaccattaaaatcctcctagggctcactgtactgtttatttgacatctaaagacccagatgaaggaaaaaacaaagatcagcttgatccaaaacttttataggccccaaaaagttttcaatggttgaagttcattcaacactgtttcctgtaatgtggtccacttgagattgtgatatacttaatttttggtcttatatcctaaaatgatctataaaaatagatggacggcatggatgaaacacatacatcatggtggggcccacagagcaccgaccatcagccattggcgggtgacggggagtagccgatccgtttcctgaAAATCCGGCCGATCCACtcaatgagtgggccacaccagcccATCGAGTCATTCCATGTGTTGGAGATGTTGGTTAATTGCAATACAACCGGTGATTAGGTTGCAACGAAAATGCAAGCTCATACCATCCGCAACGACGTATGGTCTACATTTAAGCCAATCCTGGCCGTTAAAAATGTAATGCGGCACTTGAATTGTACGTAGCGTGTGAAACAAACTGATCAGCTAAGTATATAGCTGTTGGATTTAGCCATTGAATTTCGATCGTTAAAAATTTTCGGTTGTTCGTTTCACATTGACTGAAAAAGTTCTTCGAATCGCCAGATTACTGAGATTTTGTGGGATATGTTGCATCAAAAGTGGGACCCATACTTTACACGGTCTGGATCAACAATGCCCCATCAAGGACCCTGGAACGGATTTTTGAGTGGATATCCACATTGGAACGGTTATGATCATGTGATAGCTGTAATTTCTGGGCCATCTCATGCCGGAGCCATTGAATGAACGGTCGGGATCAAACTAAGTAAACATGGCGAATCCAATAATAAAGGGGAGAAAAGTAGACAAACGGTTTTCTGTTCATGCTCGATGGATGGAAGACAGTCTGGCGATGAAATGGAATGACAGCGATGTCATCATTAGGATATTCGGATGCGACTTGCCATGAAACCGGGTTTCCACGGCTCCTCTGTAATCCaaagatatgtggggcccatcaagatgtttttactatatccactccgtccataagtttCTTTAACTCATTTTAGCATAAAATACCCCAAAAACGGGAAATCCATAACTCAAATTGGACACACAAGTGAGTATTaaaaatctaccgttgaaacagCAGTGGGGTtacggaagttctggatcaaagttatatttttcttttcccttcatccaggtgggaaTCATCTAATG
Proteins encoded in this window:
- the LOC131220873 gene encoding dihydroceramide fatty acyl 2-hydroxylase FAH1, with translation MVAQTFTVDLNKPLVFQVGHLGEAYQEWVHQPIVSKEGPRFFASNFWEFLTRTVWWVIPLIWLPVVCWFVSASIRMGCTFPEVVPLVFIGILVWTLMEYTLHRFLFHIKTKSYWGNTAHYLLHGCHHKHPMDGLRLVFPPAATAILLVPVWFLVKLISTPSTAPAVFGGGLLGYVMYDVTHYYLHHGQPSSKVPRDLKRYHLNHHFRIQNKGFGITSSLWDKVFGTLPPTKTA